Genomic window (Pseudomonas sp. L5B5):
GGTGAGTTGCACGGTGTCACCGACGGCGTTGCGCAGGGCCACTTCCGGCAGGCGCGTGCCTTGGTCGTAGAGGCTCAGGGACAAGGTGGCCAGCAGCCAGAACGCCAGGCCGGTAACGATCCCGGCCCCGAGGGGGCGGCGCAGCGCCGGGCGTTTCCAGCCCCAGGCCAGGGCCGCCAGGAGCATGACGATCACCCCCGGCCAGGCGAGAAAACCACCGTCACGCAGGTCGATGATCATCCACAGGTCATGCCGGTAGTGCTTCCAGTAGGCGATGACGAAACTGACCCTGGCGGCGAGCATGCCAATCAGGAACAGTGAGAACAGTACCGACTCGGGGTTGTCACCGCCGCGCTTGGCCACGCGCCAGCCCACCAGGGTGGCCAGGGCCAGGGCACTGATCAGCAGCAGGTGATTGAGGGCGATGGCAAAGGTGCCGATGGTAAAGGTCAGCATCAACGAGCTTCCCGGGTCTGGGTCCAGCGTTGCAGGAAGGCGTCGGCATCCACTTCGCCGGTGATGCGCTGGCTGCGGCGCTCGCTGCCGTCCGGGCCGATCCACAGCATGCTCGGTGGCCCGGGCACCTTGTAGCGGCTCAGGAGTTCGCGGCCGTCGGCGTTGTCCAGGGTCACGTCCAGGCGCAGCAGGCGTACGCCCTTGAGGGCTTCCAGCACCTGGGGCTGGCCGAACACGGTCTTCTCCATGATCTTGCAGGACACGCACCAGTCGGCGTAGTAGTCCAGCAGC
Coding sequences:
- a CDS encoding TlpA disulfide reductase family protein; this translates as MLTFTIGTFAIALNHLLLISALALATLVGWRVAKRGGDNPESVLFSLFLIGMLAARVSFVIAYWKHYRHDLWMIIDLRDGGFLAWPGVIVMLLAALAWGWKRPALRRPLGAGIVTGLAFWLLATLSLSLYDQGTRLPEVALRNAVGDTVQLTDYQGGPLVINLWATWCPPCRREMPVLERAQQQRPDLTFLFVNQAESMQSVATFLATQELNLDNVLFDGSGRLGKAVGSMALPTTLFYSADGRLLGSHLGELSEASLARALENFDGTHPTSVAPSRKQPCPSSATC